The proteins below are encoded in one region of Aspergillus nidulans FGSC A4 chromosome III:
- a CDS encoding Zn(II)2Cys6 transcription factor (transcript_id=CADANIAT00005586): protein MLPTRGHPNKRRSVKERVRVTRACDTCKKKKLRCSGTLPCFLCQRSQLRCEYTAGYTRGKVPPVPTISGADSMNNTIQNHHEKTTNSSVESRSPPKPQDTAQNVLLAREKQVNLPSSGNSPEPHQTDMEGHYVGPASGVSFLIRVQKRLHEHISFPRTTPIFSFGDAPLPKYDPSFLVIPPKDEAKALLDRYFDFVFPTHRFLHQPQAESWLEDFYRDPGVAQSPKPGAMAIRALLLMIFAHGKQCLPKSDSSLGSCVNSAVYFAASEHHLAAETGPVRLASVQARLAQCFYLLGQSRINHCWSLFGTTARLAIAIGLHRGRRRDVKDNFVEHECSKRVFWCMYSLDNYLSAALGRPRIFHDDEIDQELPAIANDSQITPSGVVPASSNTQSIMLAPVYHAKLSKIISGILRDLYSIRRMTLQSQSAAAAKHGAELAQWRQEISAFVDLANVDMLVLTYQRQYTVLNLAFFHSQILLYRPFILRDFKNLALPASPESNDLAESVSENARHCLEAAMKITSILRDLCENGKMYHSFWFTHYYAFSAIVVLYVHFIQSCTHTSAESYLAYFQAGERAQYDLAASGSQSSFAQRYAMVLEELRKEAQKCIQQKQQLATGYHHSDQVTDSASADMSAQEPNVSRQSFSYEPAVFPQSTFAHTEQAITHSPPLELSNMHPEQQTWIENLIQDSSPRTYIPSFTGWGEFDSLALTGLGELGHIFSSNDLPDFRG from the exons ATGCTC CCGACTCGAGGCCATCCGAACAAACGGCGATCCGTCAAGGAACGGGTTCGTGTTACTCGCGCCTGCGATACTTGCAAAAA GAAGAAGTTGCGTTGCTCGGGTACCCTACCGTGTTTCCTGTGCCAACGCTCCCAGTTGAGGTGCGAATATACCGCTGGTTACACTCGAGGAAAAGTGCCACCTGTACCCACAATCAGCGGTGCTGATAGTATGAACAATACCATTCAAAATCATCATGAAAAGACTACGAATTCCAGCGTGGAGAGCCGATCTCCACCTAAACCGCAGGACACCGCACAAAATGTACTCTTAGCGAGGGAGAAACAGGTTAACCTCCCATCATCGGGCAACTCACCTGAGCCTCACCAAACTGATATGGAGGGACATTATGTCGGTCCTGCTTCTGGCGTCTCCTTCTTGATAAGAGTACAGAAGCGTCTACATGAGCATATTTCGTTCCCGCGTACTACGCCCATCTTTAGTTTCGGTGATGCACCCCTTCCGAAATATGATCCATCTTTCCTGGTTATACCACCCAAAGACGAAGCGAAAGCGCTTCTTGATAGATACTTTGATTTTGTGTTTCCCACTCATCGTTTCTTGCATCAACCCCAGGCCGAAAGCTGGCTTGAGGACTTTTATCGCGACCCTGGGGTGGCCCAGTCCCCCAAGCCCGGGGCTATGGCAATAAGAGCTTTGCTCCTCATGATTTTTGCGCATGGAAAGCAATGCTTGCCCAAGTCTGATAGTTCGCTAGGTTCCTGCGTTAACAG TGCAGTCTATTTCGCTGCCTCGGAGCATCATCTTGCAGCAGAAACGGGACCTGTCCGCCTCGCAAGTGTGCAAGCACGATTAGCTCAATGCTTCTATCTTTTGGGCCAATCTCGGATCAACCACTGCTGGAGCCTATTCGGAACCACAGCACGGCTTGCCATTGCAATCGGCTTACACCGGGGACGACGGCGAGATGTCAAAGATAATTTTGTTGAGCATGAGTGCTCCAAACGAGTGTTTTGGTGCATGTACAGCCTGGATAACTATCTTAGCGCCGCTCTGGGCCGTCCTCGGATTTTTCACGATGACGAGATAGATCAAGAGCTTCCTGCTATTGCTAATGATTCCCAAATAACACCGAGTGGCGTTGTTCCAGCTAGTTCGAATACCCAGAGTATCATGCTAGCTCCCGTCTACCATGCTAAACTGTCTAAGATTATCAGTGGTATACTTCGTGATCTATACAGCATACGACGCATGACTCTTCAGTCTCAatcagcagccgcagcaaagCATGGGGCCGAGCTTGCCCAATGGCGACAAGAAATATCTGCGTTTGTTGACCTTGCGAATGTTGACATGCTAGTGCTCACCTATCAGCGACAATATACAGTCTTAAATCTTGCATTCTTTCACTCTCAGATTCTACTCTACCGTCCGTTTATACTGAGAGATTTCAAGAATCTAGCGCTTCCAGCATCCCCTGAAAGCAACGACCTCGCTGAGTCTGTCAGCGAAAACGCCCGGCATTGTTTGGAAGCTGCCATGAAGATCACTAGCATCTTGCGTGATCTGTGCGAAAATGGTAAAATGTACCACAGCTTTTGG TTTACTCATTACTACGCATTCTCAGCTATTGTGGTCTTGTATGTGCATTTTATCCAGAGCTGTACCCATACTAGTGCCGAGTCATACTTGGCCTATTTTCAAGCGGGTGAGCGAGCCCAGTATGATCTGGCAGCCTCTGGATCGCAGTCGTCATTTGCCCAGCGGTACGCCATGGTgctcgaagagcttcgtAAAGAGGCGCAAAAGTGCATACAGCAAAAACAGCAACTGGCGACTGGATATCACCATTCAGATCAAGTCACCGACAGCGCCAGTGCGGATATGAGCGCTCAGGAGCCAAACGTTTCAAGGCAGAGCTTCAGCTATGAGCCTGCAGTGTTTCCTCAGTCTACATTCGCGCATACAGAGCAAGCTATCACCCACAGCCCACCCCTGGAGCTTTCGAACATGCATCCGGAGCAGCAAACCTGGATAGAAAACCTGATTCAAGACAGCAGCCCTAGAACCTACATTCCCAGTTTTACCGGCTGGGGAGAATTTGACTCGCTGGCTCTCACAGGCCTGGGAGAGTTAGGTCACATATTCTCATCCAATGATCTACCGGATTTCCGGGGTTAA
- a CDS encoding putative MFS transporter (transcript_id=CADANIAT00005588), with product MTDLSHKGVTEKKAHYAQHIEDVEKASQVPQYDRFGATAKVDPKEIALVRKIDCYMMLTVNLADALGDVFQNFLDRNALVNGKLNSPVEDVNLKGTEYNTCVSILFVGYLVCQVPSNMLLNRVKPAWYMAGFMMAWAIVSTLACVVKDYHGMLACRLVLGIIEAPFYPGALFMISLFYNRKEATTRMAVLYTGNMLASSFSGLISAAVFATLDKKHGLAGWQWLFLIQGVVTVVVAVAFFLLPNSPKQTLWLTLEERQLAHDRIARDTTQKAEGTSVWTGLREACLDYRTWIFALMCNLHFSANGFKNFMPTVVETLGFNSTVTLILTCPPYIVATFTSIAVSWSSGRFNERTWHVTVSKLLAIVGFAVACGTLSTGARYFAMILFVGATYGVNNINIAWVAATVGQTDEKKAVAIAVTNTLGNLASVYTPYCGQTAMRQDSRLPCTPASGSPLGW from the exons ATGACGGACCTATCTCATAAAGGTGTCACCGAAAAGAAAGCACACTACGCCCAGCATATTGAAGACGTCGAGAAGGCCAGTCAAGTCCCACAATATGACCGGTTTGGAGCTACGGCCAAGGTCGATCCCAAGGAAATTGCCCTTGTCAGGAAGATCGACTGCTATATGATG CTAACGGTCAATCTGGCTGACGCTCTGGGCGATGTATTCCAAAATTTTTTGGACCGCAATGCCCTTGTCAACGGCAAGCTGAACAGTCCCGTTGAAGACGTGAACCTTAAGGGGACCGAGTATAATACCTGTGTTAGCATTCTCTTCGTTGG GTACCTTGTTTGTCAGGTCCCGTCCAATATGCTGCTCAACCGTGTCAAGCCTGCGTGGTATATGGCCGGCTTTATGATGGCTTGGGCAATCGTATCGACCCTCGCATGCGTCGTCAAAGACTACCATGGCATGCTCGCTTGCCGGCTAGTGCTTGGTATCATCGAAGCACCGTTCTATCCTGGTGCTCTGTTCATGATTTCGCTTTTCTATAACCGTAAAGAGGCTACCACGCGCATGGCAGTACTATATACTGGAAATATGCTGGCCAGTTCTTTCTCGGGGCTCATTTCCGCTGCTGTCTTTGCTACTCTCGATAAGAAACATGGACTTGCTGGTTGGCAGTGGCTGTTTCTGATTCAAGGAGTCGTAACCGTGGTGGTGGCTGTTgcattcttcctcctcccaaaCTCTCCTAAACAGACTCTTTGGCTCACACTAGAGGAGCGACAGCTCGCCCACGACAGGATTGCGCGGGACACGACTCAGAAAGCAGAGGGCACGAGTGTCTGGACTGGGCTCCGCGAAGCATGCTTGGATTATCGGACTTGGATATTTGCCTTGATGTGCAATCTTCATTTCTCCGCCAACGGATTCAAGAATTTCATGCCAACCGTTGTCGAAACGCTCGGGTTCAACTCGACAGTGACTCTTATCCTCACCTGCCCGCCATACATCGTGGCGACTTTCACTTCAATTGCCGTTTCTTGGTCTTCAGGACGTTTTAATGAGAGAACATGGCACGTCACGGTCTCCAAGCTACTAGCGATCGTGGGGTTCGCAGTAGCTTGCGGGACTCTCAGCACGGGGGCACGTTACTTCGCCATGATCCTGTTCGTTGGTGCCACTTACGGGGTaaacaatatcaatatcgCCTGGGTGGCAGCAACGGTCGGACAAAcagacgagaagaaggccgtGGCTATTGCAGTTACTAATACTTTGGGAAATCTTGCCAGTGTATACACCCCATACTGTGGCCAGACAGCGATGCGCCAAGATTCGCGCCTGCCATGTACGCCAGCATCGGGTTCTCCGCTGGGGTGGTAA
- a CDS encoding uncharacterized protein (transcript_id=CADANIAT00005587), translating into MLAQIGSDISIGSKDASMKSTKLPPTPPDEAEVPLYTIDDILLQRISYPPDAPLVGYPQSQYGISDYAFYTAKELDRFANGAAQALQFSGLPKFSDPSENRVVAILGPSNLDYIVSLFALSRLGYAVLLLSTRLSSEAYTNLLAQTNCCHILYSPTTEKAVEEIRGVSPQINIFSIPEHIIYSKCTESSNLRLSRQPELAQKWAFIIHSSGSTGLPKPIFQTHAACIANYTTSNSYRALLTLPLYHNHGLCTFFRSMFKAKPIAIYNANLPLTGKNVLEVMETFKPESFHGVPYVLKLLSEVPGGVEALARCQQVLFGGSSCPDELGDYLVDNGVRLISHYGATELGQLMTSDRPVGDKLWNYVRPLKVSQPYLRMEELEDGSYECVVLDGLPAKVSSNCNDPPNSFRTRDTFLKHPSVPNAWKYLGRIDDRVTLINGEKVLPVPIEHRIRQNKYVKDNLVFGVGKPLPGLIIVPSAECQEMTKSEILDKVWPDIEAANKNAEAFSYISRDMVIVLDVGCSYPATDKGTMIRNRSYNEFRNVIEASYQRLEEGLSSDRHKLALGTEGLEQYLLKLFNTELGYHHMSSDSDFFGAGVDSLQAIKARGIIKRDIDIGPAELGHNVIFDSANIKNLAAHLYALRTGNLQDEEDELSVMSQLIDKYSSFQLRPESEEVILLTGATGSLGIYILSRLMQKENVRKVYCLVRASSPNNALDRVLSNLASRSLPMVNVWKIVALPSQLGSEDLGLSPSFLSDIRTSMTKVIHSAWAVNFTLGVCSFEAQHIRGVHNLINLCLASQRPSPAEFYFCSSVSAAAGTPLPATIAESPVPELAHAQSMGYARSKLVAERIVQAAAEKTGMVAKVLRVGQIVGDTVNGRWNTTEAIPLMLQTALTLKALPELDETPSWLPVDIVADAVLDLSGLNKTSASVSAVLRQFSYDPNTIYHVQNPRTFSWTKELLPALKEAGLDFEVLPKREWVQRLREGEQDPKRNPAVKLLDFFTEKYDNDNPGRSELVFETEKSEAASPSLKGGVELIESGLIRKFVNTWRSEW; encoded by the exons ATGCTGGCACAAATCGGCAGTGACATCTCAATCGGCAGCAAAGACGCATCAATGAAATCTACTAAACTCCCTCCAACTCCGCCAGACGAGGCAGAAGTGCCATTATACACGATTGATGATATTCTGTTGCAGCGCATATCATATCCACCAGACGCGCCGCTTGTTGGTTACCCGCAGAGTCAATATGGCATTAGTGACTATGCTTTCTATACTGCAAAGGAGTTGGACAGATTCGCCAATGGAGCTGCCCAAGCTTTGCAATTCTCTGGATTACCAAAG TTCTCTGACCCTAGCGAGAACCGCGTGGTAGCGATTCTTGGTCCATCTAACCTCGACTACATTGTTTCACTATTTGCACTCTCTCGGCTAGGCTATGCAGTTCTTTTGCTATCTACTCGTCTTAGCTCTGAAGCTTATACCAACTTGCTTGCGCAAACCAACTGCTGCCATATCCTATATTCTCCTACGACAGAAAAAGCCGTCGAAGAGATCCGAGGCGTCTCACCGCAGATCAACATTTTCTCGATACCAGAGCATATCATATATTCAAAGTGCACCGAGTCATCAAATCTGCGGCTTAGCAGACAACCTGAGTTGGCTCAAAAGTGGGCTTTCATCATCCACAGTTCAGGGTCCACGGGCCTTCCAAAACCAATCTTCCAGACGCACGCAGCTTGCATTGCAAACTATACCACGAGTAACTCTTATCGCGCATTGTTAACGCTTCCTTTGTACCACAACCATGGATTATGCACATTCTTCCGATCTATGTTCAAGGCAAAGCCGATTGCCATCTACAATGCGAATCTACCTTTGACCGGCAAGAACGTCCTTGAAGTCATGGAGACCTTCAAACCTGAGAGCTTCCATGGCGTGCCATACGTCTTGAAGCTTCTAAGTGAAGTTCCAGGTGGAGTGGAAGCGCTGGCCAGATGTCAGCAGGTGCTTTTCGGAGGAAGTAGCTGTCCGGATGAGTTGGGCGATTACCTTGTGGACAATGGAGTCCGGCTGATCAGCCATTACGGAGC GACCGAACTCGGTCAGTTGATGACATCCGACCGCCCCGTTGGCGACAAACTATGGAATTACGTTCGCCCCTTGAAGGTCTCTCAGCCATATCTGCGaatggaagagcttgaagacgGCTCTTATGAGTGTGTTGTTCTGGATGGGCTTCCAGCCAAAGTCAGCTCCAATTGCAACGACCCGCCAAATTCGTTCCGCACTCGAGACACATTCCTAAAGCATCCCAGTGTTCCAAATGCTTGGAAGTATTTGGGCCGTATCGACGACAGAGTCACCTTGATCAATGGTGAAAAGGTGCTACCTGTGCCCATTGAACACCGTATACGCCAAAACAAGTACGTGAAGGACAACCTTGTGTTCGGGGTGGGAAAGCCATTACCTGGTTTGATCATTGTGCCCAGCGCTGAATGTCAGGAAATGACGAAATCTGAGATACTCGATAAGGTCTGGCCCGACATAGAAGCTGCAAACAAGAATGCAGAAGCATTCAGTTATATATCCCGCGACATGGTAATTGTTTTAGACGTCGGCTGTTCTTATCCAGCTACCGACAAAGGAACAATGATCAGGAACCGCTCTTACAACGAGTTCCGCAATGTGATTGAGGCTTCTTATCAAAGGCTGGAAGAGGGACTTTCCAGTGACAGGCACAAGCTTGCTTTGGGTACTGAGGGACTAGAGCAGTACCTACTGAAGCTTTTCAATACCGAGCTCGGCTACCACCACATGAGTTCAGACTCCGACTTTTTTGGAGCAGGGGTGGATAGCCTTCAGGCCATCAAAGCAAGAGGTATTATCAagagagatattgatattggtCCTGCTGAGCTGGGTCATAATGTGATTTTCGACTCCGCAAACATCAAGAACCTCGCGGCTCATCTGTACGCCCTTCGCACCGGCAACCTacaagatgaggaagacgagttGTCGGTTATGTCCCAGCTGATTGACAAGTATTCATCATTCCAGCTGCGGCCGGAATCAGAAGAAGTCATC CTTCTGACTGGAGCCACTGGCTCCCTCGGTATTTATATCCTCTCCCGCTTGatgcagaaggagaatgtcAGAAAAGTCTACTGCCTTGTTCGAGCGTCCAGTCCCAACAATGCTCTAGATCGAGTTCTTTCCAATTTAGCTTCGCGATCGTTACCGATGGTAAATGTCTGGAAAATTGTGGCTCTGCCTTCCCAGCTCGGTTCTGAAGATCTTGGACTGTCCCCTTCATTCCTTAGCGACATTCGTACTTCTATGACCAAAGTCATACATTCGGCCTGGGCCGTGAATTTCACACTTGGCGTATGCAGTTTCGAAGCGCAGCACATTCGAGGCGTGCACAATCTGATCAATCTATGTCTCGCCAGCCAACGGCCCTCGCCGGCGGAATTCTACTTCTGTTCGTCTgtgtctgcagctgctgggaCACCCCTCCCTGCCACTATCGCCGAATCCCCTGTCCCTGAGCTGGCGCACGCTCAGAGCATGGGCTATGCAAGATCCAAGCTGGTCGCGGAACGGATTGttcaagctgcagcagaaaaAACTGGCATGGTTGCTAAAGTTCTCAGGGTGGGTCAAATTGTAGGCGACACGGTCAATGGGAGATGGAACACCACCGAAGCAATTCCTCTCATGCTTCAGACAGCCCTCACGCTAAAGGCTCTACCAGAACTTGACGAAACGCCGTCTTGGCTTCCTGTTGATATTGTCGCAGATGCAGTTCTAGACTTGAGTGGTCTCAATAAGACTTCCGCCTCGGTTTCCGCCGTCCTACGACAATTCTCGTATGATCCGAACACCATCTACCACGTGCAGAACCCAAGGACCTTCAGCTGGACGAAAGAGCTCCTGCCGGCTCTAAAAGAAGCTGGTCTTGACTTTGAGGTTCTGCCAAAGAGGGAGTGGGTTCAGCGTCTACGTGAAGGCGAACAAGATCCGAAGAGGAACCCCGCTGTTAAGCTGTTAGACTTCTTTACCGAGAAGTATGACAATGATAACCCGGGTCGATCGGAGCTTGTCTTTGAGACAGAGAAGTCCGAGGCCGCTAGTCCGTCTTTGAAGGGAGGCGTGGAACTTATCGAGAGTGGTTTGATTAGAAAATTTGTCAATACCTGGCGGAGTGAATGGTAG